A window of the Equus quagga isolate Etosha38 unplaced genomic scaffold, UCLA_HA_Equagga_1.0 HiC_scaffold_4133_RagTag, whole genome shotgun sequence genome harbors these coding sequences:
- the LOC124232270 gene encoding LOW QUALITY PROTEIN: actin-like protein 9 (The sequence of the model RefSeq protein was modified relative to this genomic sequence to represent the inferred CDS: deleted 1 base in 1 codon): MDANHSNPLEPQSSPEAPRPGLNPGSIPGSKNLQQDPPNMVGDKLPPKTGAVVIDMGTGTCKMGFAGQTRPIYTVATIVGCQPQKLATTGQQVLETFIGEAARMRPELTLVQPVRNGILVDWNAAELIWRHVLEHDLRVATQDHPLLFSDPPFSPSTNREKLVEVVFESLRSPAMYVASQSVLSVYAHGQVSGLVVDTGHGVTYTVPVFQGYNLPHAAQRLDLAGTHLTAFLAEMLLGSGLPLGQQDLDTVENIKHRYCYMAADLLKEQARPEQEYQQTLKLPDGQTVTLGKELFQCPELLFSPPAIPGLSPVGVPTMTTQSLLKVPLEVQADVAQNVLLCGGSSLFQGFEGRFRTELLHSLPREAHVVVKAQPSRNFSVWIGGSILASLRAFQSCWVLREEYEEQGPHIVYRKCY, encoded by the exons ATGGATGCAAATCACTCCAACCCCTTggagcctcagtcttctccagaggcccccaggcctggcctgaaCCCTGGCTCAATCCCAGGGAGCAAGAACCTGCAGCAGGAC CCCCCCAACATGGTGGGAGACAAGTTGCCACCAAAGACTGGAGCAGTGGTCATCGACATGGGCACAGGCACCTGTAAGATGGGTTTCGCAGGGCAGACTCGGCCCATCTACACCGTGGCCACCATCGTGGGCTGCCAGCCCCAGAAGCTGGCCACCACCGGGCAGCAAGTGCTGGAGACGTTCATCGGCGAGGCCGCCCGCATGCGCCCGGAGCTGACGCTGGTGCAGCCCGTTCGGAACGGCATCTTGGTGGACTGGAACGCGGCTGAGCTCATCTGGCGCCACGTACTTGAGCACGACCTCCGTGTGGCCACCCAGGACCACCCGCTGCTGTTCTCCGACCCGCCCTTCAGCCCCAGCACCAACCGTGAGAAGCTGGTCGAGGTGGTCTTCGAGTCTCTGCGCTCCCCCGCCATGTACGTGGCTTCCCAGTCGGTGCTGTCCGTCTATGCACACGGACAGGTCAGTGGGCTGGTGGTGGACACGGGCCACGGGGTCACCTACACAGTACCCGTCTTCCAGGGGTACAACCTGCCCCACGCCGCACAGCGCCTGGACCTGGCGGGAACCCACCTGACCGCCTTCCTGGCGGAGATGCTGCTGGGCTCCGGCTTGCCCCTCGGGCAGCAGGACCTGGACACGGTGGAGAACATTAAGCATCGCTACTGCTACATGGCTGCCGACTTGCTCAAGGAGCAGGCCCGGCCAGAGCAGGAATACCAGCAGACCCTGAAGCTGCCTGATGGGCAGACGGTAACACTGGGCAAAGAGCTGTTCCAGTGCCCGGAGCTGCTGTTCAGCCCCCCCGCGATCCCAGGGCTGTCGCCTGTGGGGGTCCCTACCATGACCACACAGAGTCTTCTCAAGGTGCCCCTGGAGGTGCAGGCGGATGTGGCCCAGAACGTGCTGCTCTGCGGGGGCTCCTCACTCTTCCAGGGGTTCGAGGGCCGCTTCCGCACTGAGCTGTTGCACAGTCTGCCCCGTGAGGCCCACGTGGTGGTGAAGGCCCAGCCCAGCAGGAACTTCTCGGTGTGGATCGGGGGCTCCATCCTGGCCTCATTGCGTGCCTTCCAGTCCTGCTGGGTCCTGCGGGAGGAGTACGAGGAGCAGGGGCCCCACATCGTGTACCGCAAATGCTACTGA